One window from the genome of Pyrus communis chromosome 16, drPyrComm1.1, whole genome shotgun sequence encodes:
- the LOC137720999 gene encoding RHOMBOID-like protein 2, translating into MPAEDVENRGVKNRGGQQSYSSSSYAVENDEAQWTSWLVPMIVVANIGVFLVAMYVNNCPKNNYAAAEGKCTARFLGRLSFQPYKENPLFGPSSSTLEKLGALEWTKVVHKHQGWRLVTCIWLHAGIIHLVANMLSLVFIGIRLEQQFGFVRVGIVYLLSGFGGSILSSLFIRKSISVGASGALFGLLGAMLSELITNWTIYTNKVAALLTLLVIVAINLAIGILPHVDNFAHIGGFLTGFLIGFILMPRPRFGWLENPNVPARISVVKSKYKAYQYVLWILSLVLLIVGFTVALSMLYRGENGHDRCRWCHYLSCVPTSRWRCEEN; encoded by the exons atgcCTGCAGAAGATGTGGAAAACAGGGGAGTGAAAAACCGAGGAGGACAGCAGAGCTACTCGTCGTCCTCGTACGCGGTGGAGAACGACGAGGCCCAATGGACTTCTTGGCTGGTGCCGATGATTGTCGTGGCGAATATCGGTGTGTTTCTGGTGGCCATGTACGTCAATAACTGTCCCAAGAACAATTATGCGGCGGCAGAGGGGAAGTGCACGGCCAGGTTTCTTGGGAGGTTGTCTTTTCAGCCGTATAAGGAGAACCCTCTCTTCGGCCCTTCTTCTTCCAC ATTAGAGAAGTTAGGAGCTTTAGAGTGGACAAAAGTTGTGCATAAACATCAGGGATGGAGGCTTGTCACTTGTATTTGGTTGCATGCTGGCATAATCCACCTGGTTGCCAACATGCTCAGCCTCGTCTTCATCGGAATCCGCCTCGAGCAGCAATTCGGGTTTG TGAGAGTTGGAATTGTATACCTATTGTCTGGATTTGGAGGGAGCATACTTTCTTCGCTTTTTATTCGAAAAAGCATCTCGGTTGGTGCCTCCGGCGCTCTCTTCGGGCTTCTTGGAGCAATGCTTTCGGAACTAATTACCAATTGGACAATCTATACCAACAAG GTTGCAGCCCTTCTCACACTTCTGGTCATCGTTGCCATCAACCTCGCCATTGGAATTTTACCACACGTTGATAATTTTGCTCACATTGGCGGTTTTCTTACCGGTTTCCTCATCGGCTTTATCTTGATGCCCCGCCCTCGCTTTGGGTGGTTGGAGAACCCGAATGTTCCTGCCAGAATCAGTGTCGTCAAGTCCAAGTACAAGGCGTACCAATATGTGCTATGGATACTCTCTCTCGTTCTGCTCATCGTCGGATTCACGGTTGCATTGTCGATGCTCTACCGCGGAGAGAACGGACATGACCGTTGCCGTTGGTGTCACTACCTCAGCTGTGTTCCCACATCTAGATGGCGTTGTGAAGAAAATTAA